A single region of the Plantactinospora soyae genome encodes:
- a CDS encoding ABC transporter substrate-binding protein, translating to MHPATSPTANAPAARGHRTLQRRSLLRRLTAAAVAVPLLLGAAACGGGEEESADPNAKVELSIFWWGGEARAKLTEEALALYTSKHPNVTFKKTWQANQGYFDKLATLTAGGDAPDIFQIDDNYLTEYASRKTTLDLNKYKDDGKLDVSKFPESLWQYGVVDGKLSGVAFGENTQGLVYNKSLLQKHSLPEPTTGMTWEAFIAWAANVSRTAKVPGTMDPSADYKAFWVWLRQQGKDLYKDKELGFTADDVTKWFELWKGARAQGATPTPDVIHEGNATDITKQLVVTGKAGTSFVWANQLPELKKNTKDELGVVAYPGDPSAQWARASMYFSVFQKTKNADAAVDVINFLANDPEAGKILGTDRGLPSNMDVRKTVSESVTDPAMKLSIQVENELGAKFGPSPQVPLKGHSKIRAELIKAAEEVQYGRQTPAQAAAAFLEICKSAIA from the coding sequence ATGCACCCCGCCACATCCCCGACGGCAAACGCGCCTGCCGCGCGTGGCCACCGTACTCTCCAGCGGCGCAGCCTGCTCCGCCGTCTCACCGCCGCAGCGGTGGCTGTCCCCCTGCTCCTCGGCGCCGCTGCCTGCGGCGGCGGCGAGGAGGAGAGTGCCGACCCCAACGCCAAGGTCGAACTGTCGATCTTCTGGTGGGGCGGTGAGGCGCGGGCCAAGCTCACCGAGGAGGCCCTCGCCCTCTACACCAGCAAGCACCCCAACGTGACCTTCAAGAAGACCTGGCAGGCCAACCAGGGCTACTTCGACAAGCTCGCCACGCTGACCGCCGGCGGTGACGCGCCGGACATCTTCCAGATCGACGACAACTACCTGACCGAGTACGCGTCCAGGAAGACCACGCTCGACCTGAACAAGTACAAGGACGACGGCAAGCTGGACGTCTCCAAGTTCCCGGAGAGCCTCTGGCAGTACGGCGTGGTCGACGGCAAGCTCTCCGGCGTCGCGTTCGGCGAGAACACCCAGGGCCTGGTCTACAACAAGTCGCTGCTGCAGAAGCACAGCCTGCCGGAGCCGACGACGGGGATGACCTGGGAGGCGTTCATCGCCTGGGCCGCGAACGTCAGCAGGACCGCCAAGGTCCCCGGCACCATGGACCCGAGCGCGGACTACAAGGCATTCTGGGTCTGGCTGCGCCAGCAGGGCAAGGACCTCTACAAGGACAAGGAACTCGGCTTCACCGCCGACGACGTGACCAAGTGGTTCGAGCTGTGGAAGGGCGCCCGGGCGCAGGGGGCCACCCCGACCCCGGACGTGATCCACGAGGGCAACGCCACCGACATCACCAAGCAGCTCGTGGTCACCGGCAAGGCGGGCACCTCCTTCGTCTGGGCCAACCAGCTGCCGGAGCTGAAGAAGAACACCAAGGACGAGCTGGGCGTCGTCGCGTACCCCGGTGACCCGAGCGCGCAGTGGGCCCGGGCCTCGATGTACTTCTCGGTGTTCCAGAAGACCAAGAACGCCGACGCCGCGGTGGACGTCATCAACTTCCTGGCCAACGACCCGGAGGCCGGCAAGATCCTCGGTACCGACCGGGGCCTGCCGTCCAACATGGACGTCCGCAAGACGGTGAGCGAGTCCGTCACCGACCCGGCGATGAAGCTGTCGATCCAGGTCGAGAACGAGCTCGGGGCCAAGTTCGGCCCGTCACCGCAGGTGCCGCTCAAGGGGCACAGCAAGATCCGGGCCGAGCTGATCAAGGCCGCCGAGGAGGTCCAGTACGGACGGCAGACCCCGGCGCAGGCCGCGGCCGCCTTCCTGGAGATCTGCAAGTCCGCGATCGCCTGA
- a CDS encoding LacI family DNA-binding transcriptional regulator has protein sequence MPATIRDVARASGVHISTVSRTFSAPHLVNPETRNRVLACAEDLGYRPNRAARALITGRTHNIGLIIADIANPFFPPLIKAAESQARQRDYHIFIADTNEDPAAEEDLVHALAKQVDGVLLCSPRMSNSLIEQLSREVPLVVINRQVTGLPAVVMDVGQGARLAVEHLTGLGHRELALLGGPRGSWTNREIRRSATAAARTADAALTVLGPNPPTEGGGIAMAEQVRRSGATAVLAYNDLMAIGLIEGLDTLGLRVPQDVSVVGIDDIALSRLTRPKLTTVATPTAAAGRTAVDMLLQHDGSFFARAGRGGGRTTTTDDRRTTAQVTLQTELVIRDSTGVGPAAPADRPGTAAPADRPGAASSADPGSHGHADPGDATAATPEVVAS, from the coding sequence GTGCCAGCCACAATTCGAGACGTCGCGCGAGCCTCCGGTGTGCACATCTCCACTGTGTCCCGCACGTTCTCGGCCCCACACCTGGTGAACCCGGAGACCCGGAACCGGGTGCTGGCCTGCGCCGAGGACCTCGGCTACCGCCCCAACCGGGCGGCCCGGGCACTCATCACCGGACGCACCCACAACATCGGCCTGATCATCGCCGACATCGCCAACCCGTTCTTCCCGCCGCTGATCAAGGCGGCGGAGAGCCAGGCCCGGCAACGGGACTACCACATCTTCATCGCCGACACGAACGAGGACCCGGCGGCCGAGGAAGACCTGGTGCACGCCCTGGCCAAGCAGGTCGACGGCGTACTGCTGTGCAGCCCGCGAATGAGCAACAGCCTGATCGAGCAGCTCAGCCGCGAGGTGCCGCTGGTGGTGATCAACCGTCAGGTCACCGGCCTGCCGGCGGTGGTGATGGACGTCGGCCAGGGTGCCCGGCTCGCGGTCGAACACCTGACCGGGCTCGGGCACCGGGAGCTGGCCCTGCTGGGCGGGCCCCGCGGCTCCTGGACCAACCGCGAGATCCGCCGGTCGGCGACGGCCGCGGCCCGGACCGCCGACGCGGCCCTGACCGTGCTCGGCCCGAACCCGCCCACCGAGGGCGGCGGCATCGCCATGGCGGAACAGGTACGCCGCAGTGGCGCCACCGCAGTGCTCGCCTACAACGACCTGATGGCGATCGGCCTGATCGAAGGGCTGGACACGCTCGGGCTACGGGTGCCCCAGGACGTCAGTGTCGTCGGCATCGACGACATCGCGCTGAGCCGACTCACCCGACCCAAATTGACGACGGTGGCCACGCCAACCGCGGCCGCCGGCCGGACGGCCGTCGACATGCTCCTGCAACACGACGGTTCCTTCTTCGCACGCGCAGGGCGCGGCGGCGGAAGAACCACTACAACCGACGACCGTCGTACCACCGCACAGGTAACGCTCCAGACCGAATTGGTCATCCGCGACTCGACGGGCGTCGGTCCGGCGGCCCCGGCCGACCGGCCCGGAACGGCGGCACCAGCCGACCGCCCGGGCGCGGCATCCTCCGCTGACCCGGGTTCGCACGGCCATGCGGATCCGGGCGACGCGACCGCGGCCACCCCCGAAGTTGTCGCCTCCTAA